From Prosthecobacter vanneervenii:
CATCTCCGGTGTCGCCGTAGGCGATACCGGCGGTGATCACGCCATCCTCGTCCTCCAGATCGCTTCCAGCGTTGAAGGCAATGATGGAGACAGCGTTGAAAGGGTTGTCTGAGGTATATACAAGTCCGGAGGAGGTGGAAACACCCAGCCCGTCCACCGAGATGTTATTTCCGCTGACACTGTAAACGATACGGTGCGGACTACTGGTTGACCCATTAAAGTTTAGGCTTCGAGGCTGGCCTACGGGCAGCATCAGCCAGTGGTCTGTCACACCAGGCAACGCTTCCACCTTTGGCGGATCCCCTGGATTTGGTCCCGGCACCTCGGAGGTGCCAAGGATGCTGCTTTGGAGATCCATGACGACATCGCCGGTCACAGCAGGATATACGAATGCTTCGTGCACGGTGGCTTCATCTGCCATGCTAGGTGTTAGTGATAAAAAATCTGAGACTTCTCGGTGTGCCTTGGTGTTAAACTGATGAAGAATCACATTGCCATAGCTGCAAGAGTGAGGGTCGTTCTTGATCGTAGCATCGAATTTCAGATAGTTTTTTGACACGCACCATGGCTGCTCCTGGCCACGTATGGCGGTCCCCAGAGTGACATCGAGGTGATAGAGGCTGCCGTAGCCGACCTGAGCGCTCTCTGTTTGGAAAGTGTATGCAAAGGCATAAGCCCAGCCCTTGTTGACCAGAGAACTGAGATCACCCTCAGGGAAATAAAGCTTGCCGAGCTTTTGTGAAATTTTGGATGAAAACCCTGAATAGTCATCACGGCCGGAGTTTGGAACTGAATCCAGCCAGCTGACATAGGACTGGCTGGGAGGCTGATACCACTGATTGGTAATGGATTTAAAGTAGGCGTGCAGCGTCATGGGCAGTTCGACCCCTCCTTTTTCCGCGACTCCGGTCAGATCATTGGAAGCGGCGTCCAAGGGGTCGGAGTCATGTGCGAGTTCCTCACCATCGCCGATGCCATCTCCGTCTGAATCGGCTGCAAAAGGGTTCAGCCCCAGCGCCAGCTCTTCATCATTCGAAGATCCGTCTCCGTCAAAGTCTGCATTCCCGGCAGAAAGTCCGCCCGTGCTGGTGTCTGTGTAGCGCAGCCGCCAGAACTGGCGGGAGTCGGTGCAGGCGAAGTTCAGCCCGTCCACGGCATTGCTGCCGCTGTGCACCACGGGCACGTAGCTCCAATGGACTAGATCGTATGACTGCTGCACGAAGTAGGTGCGGCCCGCACGGCCCCACCAGCTGAGCACCTGCGCGCCGGTGGTGGCATCTGCCGTAACGCGCACGCCTTCGTATGGATCGGTGGCGATTTGCGCACTGCATGGCATGGTGCCGAGCGGCAGCAGGAGGGCCGCAGCAAAAAGAGCAGGCCTCATGGCTGGCTGGCTCCTTTCTGCCGCTGAGCGTTTTCCTGGATGGCGGCACGCTGCGCGGGCTGCAGCGGCCAGAAGTGGATGATGCTGTGCCGAGGCGGAGGTGGCGGGGCATTGCGCGCTGCCAGCTCCCGTGCAGCCTGATCTGTCGCACGCTGCGCCTGCTGCTGCATTAGCTCCGCCTTGTGGGCGTCGTAGTAGGCCAGCAGCAGTTCCATGACATCCAGCGCGGATTGATCTGCCGGGCCTATGGCGGTAGTGTCGGCCACCAGGGCAAAGGCGGTGCCGCCATCTGCTGGCAGCAGTTGCGCCGCTTGCGCTTCGGCTGGCGTCAGATTTTGCTCATCGGGTCCAGCGCTCAGAATGAGGACGTAATCGGTTTGTTCTGTTTTCACCTGGCCCAGGCCTGCGAGGGCGCGGAAATCGACATTGGTCACGGCATGCAGGCGCTGGGAGGTGCCGCAGGTCCAGTGCAGCACGGTGAAGCCATCGGCATGCACGGAGGCGGAGATGCTCAGCATCTGGGTTTCCTGCACCGGCACCTGGCTCAGGACCGCCTCCTGAGCCGCCGTCAGTGGCACAGCAAAAGCTGCTGCTGGTGGCTTCGCCTGAGGAGAGACCACCGGAGGCAGCACCTGAAGGAAGGTGACGGAGCTACCGTCCTTCTGCTGCACGGTGGATTCGGAGAGCACTTGATAGACTGGCGCGGCAGATACTGCATCTTGTGCGGTAATGCTTCCTGACGCGAGCAGGGGCATGAATAGGGCTAGGGCACGTTTCATGAGTGTTTTGCATTAATAATGCTTCGGATTTTAAAAAAGAAGTCATGCCCATTTCTGAGGCACTGCTAAGAACTAAATTGAAAAGACTCGGAGCGGGACGCTCCTCCAGTTGGTTGTATCTTCCGAAGGATTGTTCTAGCGTTGGGAGGGTGAAGATTAGCGCTTTTGCGCGGAGCCACATTGCCAATATATGTAGCAATCAAACTACATAATGTTATTAAACAATGATTGATGTTTAAGAAAAAATAAATTATGTTTAAGTATGCGGCTTATAGGCATTGAGGCAACCAAAAAAGATGGAAAAATGATCTAATTGTCAGTCCAAACTGCTGGATGAATCGCTTGGCGGTTGGAGGCCTCGAATCAAAGGAAGGGCGCTTTCACGCGCTCCTGGTAGGCTGGTTGTCGCTACAAGCTCTTCCAAGGCGTATCACTTCGTGACAGGTCGCAGCTTTTCCGCCAGGCGCGCGCGCAGTTCTTTCAGCACGGCGGCATGCTGCGGCTCATTCGCCAGATTCGTGTACTCCTGCGGATCACTCTCGTGATCGTAGAGCTCGATACCGTTTTTCCCTTCGTCCCATTCCGTGCAGCGCCAGCGCGCGGTGCGGATGCTGCGGCCCCAGAATTCAGCATCCTTGCCGCGACGTGCTTGCGTGAATGCCTCCTCATGAATCGCCGCTGTCGGATCGCGCAGCAGTGGGTTCAGGGACAATCCCTGCAGATGCTTGGGCGCGGGCACGCCGCAGAGATCGCAAAGCGTGGGATACACATCCAGCAGTTCGATGAGGCCCTGGCTCTGCTGCCCGGCGGCTTTCATGCCGGGTGTGTGCAGGATGAAGGGCACGCGCGCACATTCCTCAAACAGGCTGCGTTTGTGCCACAGGCCGTGCTCGCCGAGATGCCAGCCGTGGTCGCTGGTGAAGAGGATGATCGTGTTGTCATCCAGCCCCATTTGTTTGATCGCCTCCAGCACCCGCCCTGCCTGCGCGTCCACATAGCTCACGCACGCTAGGTAGGCCCGGATGGCGGCGCGGCGCTGCTCCGGCGTGCAGCTCAGTGCATAGCCTGGCACCGCCCCATTGCGCGCAGGGGCTGGGATGTCCGCCTCGTCATCGGCTGGGGCCTCGGGTAGCGAGATGCTTTCGAGAGGATACAGATCGAAATACTTCGCCGGCGCCACCAGTGGCAGATGCGGGCGGTGAAAGCCGACCGCGAGAAAGAAGGGCTTCGTTTTGTCGCGGCGCTCCAGCCATTCGATGGCCGTTTTGGCAAAGTTGCCATCCACCAGTTGGTCATCATCTCCCGGTATTTCCTGCCAGCCCAGGCCCTGCTTTTTGCCGGCCTTCACCTTAACAAGGCTCTCGCGTTTGGGCGGGTAGGGGAGTTCACTTTTGAAAGGTGTTCCAAAGTCCCAGGCTTGGGGGTCGTCCATGCTTTCCAGTCCGCTGGGCACGCCTAGATGGAAAATCTTCCCGCATCGCGCCGTGGCGTAGCCGTTGTTGCGGAAATGATGCGGCAGCGTCAGCACCTCCGGAAGGTTCGTGTACAGATTGTCTTCGTTGTTCGTCACCCGCGTCGTGTTCGGCCGCAGCCCGCTCATCATCGAGGAGCGCGAGGGATTGCAGTGCGGAAACTGGCAGTAGGCGCGGTGAAACACTACGCTCCGCTTCGCCAGCGCATCGAGGTTCGGCGTCTTGGCCTGAGGGTGGCCGTAGCAGCTCAGGGTCGCCGCCAGATCATCCGCCATGAGCAGGACGACATTGGGGCGCGTATCAGCAGCCCGGGCGGAAATCAAAGTGCAGCCCAGCAGCAGGAGAATGACACGGAGTTGGTTCATGGCCTGCTGAAACAGCGGCATGCAGTCGCATCTATCCGTCAGTTGCAATGGGGGAACGCGGGTGGCTACTTCAGCTCCTTGATCCGCACATTGCGATACCACACCCGCAGCGCCTCATCCTGAAAAGCGATCTGCCCCACATTCGGACGGTCTGCCATTTTGATGTCGTCGAGGCTGGTGTCGATCACCTGCTCGCCATTAAACACCACCTTCACGCTGCGGCCTTTGACCGTGATGGTGTAGCGGTTCCACTCTCCGGCAGGCTTCACCATGTTTTTGGAGGGGCCAATGCCGTGCACGATCCCACCGCAGTCATGATGTCCCGGCTTTTCCAGCCCATAGGTATCGAGGATCTGCACCTCGAATCCAGTCTTCACCGGCTCCTTCATGTCTCCCACGCGCATGAAGACGCCGCTGTTGCCCTTGGCATTGATCTTGAATTCCAGATCCAGCACAAAGTCGCCGTATTGCTTCTCCGTGGCGATGTAGGCGTCATAGCGCTGCCAGCCCTTCTCCCCCTCACGCGGGTGCAGGGAGAGGCTGCCATCCGGCTCCACCAGCCAGTTGCCGGTGGTTTTCCAGCCGGTGAGGTCCTTGCCATTGAAGAGAGGGACAAACCCAGGAGCATCCGCGGCGGGGTGGAGATCCTCGGCAAAGGCGGAGATGGCTAGGCCGAGGATCAGGAGAAGGGAGGCAAGTTTCATGGTGGTGAGCTTCAAACGGGCCGACAAATCCCCGTTTGACATCCGGGCATCCATTTGGAACATATCATCGTATCCTGATACGTTGATTTGTTCCTTTTTACCCAAACCTGAACCCACGCCCCACCCACCTCATGTCCGACTACAAAGTAAAAGACATCGCCCTCGCTGACTTCGGCCGCAAAGAACTCGACATCGCCGAGAGCGAAATGCCCGGCCTCATGGCCACTCGCGAGAAGTACGGCCCCAAGAAGCCCCTCGCTGGCGTCCGCATCACCGGCTCCCTGCACATGACCATCCAGACTGGCGTGCTTATCGAGACCCTGAAGGAACTGGGCGCTGACGTTCGCTGGGCTTCTTGCAACATCTTCTCCACTCAGGACCACGCTGCTTCCGCCATCGCCGCCTCCGGCACCCCTGTCTTTGCCTGGAAGGGCGAGACCCTCGAAGAGTACTGGTGGTGCACCTGGAAGGCCATCATCTTCCCCGGCGACAACGGCCCCCAGCTTATCGTGGACGACGGTGGCGACGTCACCCTCCTCATTCACAAGGGTTATGAGATGGAAAACGGCGACAAGTGGGTCGACACCCCCTCCGACAATCACGAAGTGAAGGTCATCAAGGACCTCCTCAAGGACATCGCCAAGAACCAGCCCGGCATCTTCCACAAGATCGTCAAGGACCTCAAGGGCGTCTCCGAAGAGACCACCACCGGCGTGCACCGCCTCTATGAAATGGCCAAGGCTGGCAAGCTGCTCTTCCCCGCCATCAACGTGAACGACAGCGTCACCAAGTCCAAGTTCGACAACCTCTACGGCTGCCGTGAGTCCCTGCTGGATGGCATCAAGCGCGCCACCGACGTCATGATCGCCGGCAAGGTCGGCGTCGTCTGCGGTTACGGCGACGTGGGCAAAGGCTGCGCCGCCGCTCTTCGCGGCATGGGCGCCCAGGTCATCGTCACCGAAATCGACCCCGTCTGCGCCCTGCAGGCCGCCATGGAAGGCTACCGCGTCATGCCGATCGAGGACACCCTCGGCACCGGAGACATCTACGTCACCACCACCGGCAACAAGGACATCATCCGCCTTGAGCACATGGAGAAGATGAAGGACCAGGCCATCGTCTGCAACATCGGCCACTTCGACAACGAGATCCAGGTGGACAAGCTCAACGCCCGCACGGACGTCAAGCGCCTCAACATCAAGCCCCAGGTGGACAAGTACACCTTCCCGGCTGGCAACAGCATCTTCATGCTGGCTGAAGGCCGCCTCGTGAACCTCGGCTGCGCCACAGGCCACCCGAGCTTCGTGATGAGCAACAGCTTCACCAACCAGTGCCTCGCCCAGATCGAGCTTTGGGAAACCAAGGACTCCCGTCCTGTCGGCGTCACCGTGCTGCCCAAGAAGCTGGACGAAGAAGTGGCCCGCCTCCACCTGGCGAAGATCGGCGTCAAGCTGACCAAGCTGACCCAGGAGCAGGCCGACTACATTGGCGTTCCTGTCGAAGGCCCTTACAAGACCGACCACTACCGCTACTAAACCTAGCGTCCTTTTTTCAACCCCCAAAACCTACGAGGGCGGCCAGCGATGGCCGCCCTTTTTTGTGTCCACTGTTTGTCTGTCATCTGGGTTAAAGGCCTAGGAAACAGTCATGGAAGGCGTTACGAACGTCTAATCTCTTATAAATAATGATTTAGCTGGGAAATTGGATTTAAAATTAACCTAAGTCCAAAGTATTTTACCTTCGGTATTTCATGTTTGATTAGCGAGATAGGATTAGATATATCTCCCATGATTTAATCGTTTATCATGCGTGGTCATGTGGGTGCAATGTCGATCAATCTATTCAACCTCTGACAGCTTCTGCGAAACCTCGCAGGCGCGGTGGAAGACTGTCATTTATGGAGGTGTAGAGAAGAAGGCATGACTACCGTGGTGTGCAAGACCGCTGCAGATGTCCAGCCGCCCTTGGTGGACAGCCATGGAGAGGGTTTTGCCAAAACTGACCGTGATGAAGAGGCTACGGCGATGCTCGCGGCGATCGTGGACTGGTCTGACGACGCCATCGTGAGCAAAAACCTGGAAGGAATCGTGACAAGCTGGAACGCGGGCGCGGAGAGATTGTTTGGCTACACGGCACGTGAGATGATTGGGCGCTCCATCACACAGATCATTCCGGAGGGGCTGATGAATGAGGAGCAGGAGATCCTGACACAGATTAGAAAAGGCGAACGGATAGAGCCTTTTGCTACGGTGCGCGTGGCCAAGAGCGGAAAGGCCGTGGATGTGTCGGTTTCAGTGTCACCCATACGCAACCGGGAGGGGCGGATCATCGGCGCATCCAAGGTGGCGCGGGATATCAGCCGCAATCGTGAGGCGGAGGCGGCTCTGAAGCAGAGCGAGGCCCGCTTTGCCAAGGTCTTCCACACCAATCCAGCGGCCATTTGCATCACGACGATTCGTGAGGGGCGCTTCATTGAGGTCAATGAGCGCTACTGCCAGATGTTTGGTTTCAGACGGGATGATTTGATTGGGCAGAGTGCGGTGGAGCTGAAGCTTTGGGATTCCCCGGAAGAGCGGACGCAGGTGATGATGAGACTGCTCAGCCAGGGGATTGTGCGTGACTATGAGGGGGCTTTCCGTAATCGCAGCCGCAGTCTTTTGGATGCGCTGATCTCCATGGAGATGGTGGATTTTCCAGGGGAAGACGAGCGGGTGGTGATCACGATGTTCGCGGACATCACGGAGCGGAAGAGGGCGGAAGCAGAGGTCCGCCGCCTGAATGCGGAGCTGGAGCTTCGTGTGGCCGAGCGCACGGCGCAGCTGGAGGCGGCCAATGCCGAGCTGAGCAGCAGCCGGGCTGAGCTGAAGAGCCTATTCGAATCTCTTCCGGGGCTCTATCTCGTACTGACGCCCGAATTCAAGATCGTGGCCGCCAGCGATGCGTATCTGAAAGCCACGCTGACAACACGCGAGAACATCATCGGACTCGGCATTTTTGAAGCCTTTCCTGATAATCCGGATGAGCCTGATGCCACAGGTGTGGCAAACCTGCGGGCCTCACTGGAGCGGGTGCTGCAAAGATGCGAACCCGACACGATGGCGATCCAGAAGTACGACGTGCGGCGTCCGGACGGGGTCTTTGAGGAGCGCTACTGGAGTCCGATCAACTCGCCCCTGGTGGGGAAAGGGCGCGCAATTCGTTACATCATCCACCGGGTGGAGGATGTGACGGAGTTTGTGCGCAGCAGAGCTGCGGCGGCAGACAAAGATGCAAACCTCAGCGCCCGGCTGCAGCAGATGGAGGCGGAGATTTTCCAGAGCTCGCAGCGGGTGCAGGCGGTGAACCTGCAGTTGCAGGCTGCAAACAAGGAGCTGGAGTCGTTTTCCTATTCCGTCTCGCACGATCTGCGTGCGCCACTGCGGGCCATGGACGGGTTTTCCCGTGCGATGCAGGAGGACTTTGGCGCGCAGCTTCCGCCGGACGGGCAGCGTTACCTCCAGGTCATCCGCACCAGCGCGCAGCGCATGGGCTGCTTGATCGATGACCTGCTGAGTTTCTCGCGCCTGAGCCGTGCGGCCATGAGCTGGCGCACGATCGACACGCGTGCACTGGTTCAGGCGGTGCTGGATGAAATAAGCGCCGCACGTGAGGGCAGGCAGATCGAGCTGCAGCTCAAAGACCTGCTGCCCTGCGAGGGAGATCCAGCGCTTCTCAAACAGGTCTGGGTAAACTTGCTTTCCAACGCCTTCAAATACACCCAGAAGCGTGAGCACACCGTGATCGAGATCGGCAGCACTATCGAGGAAGGCCGGCCCGTGTATCATGTGCGCGACAACGGCACCGGCTTTGACATGCGCTATGCGCACAAGCTGTTCGGTGTGTTTCAGCGGCTGCATCGTGCGGAGGACTATGACGGCACGGGGGTGGGACTCGCGATCGTGCAGCGTGTCGTTCATCGGCACAGCGGCAGGGTCTGGGCCGAGGCGGTGCCGGACCAGGGAGCAGCCTTTTATTTCACACTCGGAGAAAACAACCAAACATGAACCCCAACCAAATCGTCGAAATTCTGCTGGTCGAAGACAGCCCGGAGGACCTGGAGCTGACACAGCGCGCCCTGCGCAATGCCAACCTGGGCAACCATATTCATGTGGCACGCGACGGCGCTGAGGCGCTGGATTTCATCTTTTGTGAGGGCGAATATGCCAGCAGAAGAATCGAGGACACCCCCAAGCTCATCCTGCTGGACCTGAAGCTGCCGAAAGTGGACGGTCTTGAGGTGCTCGAACGCATCAAGGGAGACGAGCGCACCAGGCTCATACCTATTGTCGTGCTGACCTCATCCAAGGAGCAGGCGGATGTGATCAAGAGCTACCAGCTCGGGGTCAACAGCTACATCGTCAAACCGGTCAACTTCGAGGGCTTTACCAGCGCCGTGCAGGAGCTGGGCATGTACTGGCTGCTGATCAATCAACCACCCAAACTGGACAAGTAGCATGAGCGAGCCGCTGAACGTCCTGCTTCTGGAGGACGAACCGAATGACGCCGAGCTGGTGCTGCGCGCGCTGAGGCAGGCGGGCTTTGAAGCTGCCTTTCAGAGGGTGGATACCGCGCATGAATTTGAACAACGGCTGAAGTCTGAGCTGGATGTGATTCTCTCCGACTTCGACATGCCGTCGTTCAGCGCGCCTCAGGCGCTCGAGATTCTCAAGCGAAGCGGGATGGACATCCCCTTCATCATCATCTCCGGCACCATCGGAGAGGATGTGGCGGTGGAAATGATGCGGAAAGGGGCCACGGATTATCTTCTCAAGGACCGCCTGGGCCGCCTGGGCATCTCCGTCAGGCAGGCGCTGGAGCAGGGGAGGTGGCGCAAGGAGCGCAACAAAGCTGCCGAGGTCCTCATGGAGTCGAAGAGGTTCTTGCAGTCCACGCTCAATGCACTGACCTCGCATATCGCGATCCTTGATGAGCAGGGAACCATCATCGAGGTCAATGCCGCGTGGAGCCGGTTCGCCCGCGAGAATGATTTCAGAGGGCCGAGCCGTGGCGTGGGGGACAATTATCTGGCATTGTGTGATTCATCGGTTGGCAAGTATTCAGATGAGGCTGCCTCGGTGGCGGCAGGTATCCGCGCTGTAATGTCCGGTGAAAGGCGGGAGTTTCAGTTGGAGTACCCCTGCCACAGCCCGCTCGAAAAGCGCTGGTTTGTGGTGCGCGTGACCCAGTTCAGCGGCGTGGGCCCTGTCCGGGTGGTGGTGGCGCATGAAAACATCACCGAACGCAAGCTGGCTGAAGAGGCGCTGCGGGAGAGCGAGGAGCGCTTTCGCCAGATCGCTGAAAACATCCAGGAGGTGTTCTGGATCAGTGATATCGAAAAGGAAAAAGTGCTCTACATCAGCCCTGCCTACGAGCATATCTGGGGCCGCTCCTGCGATAGCCTGCTCAAAGCGCCCCGAAACTGGCTGGAGGCCATTCATCCCGATGACCGGGATCGTGTGCAGCATGCGGCGAGCACGCGTCAGAGGATCGGTGCTTATGACGAAGAGTACCGCATCCTCCGGCCTGACGGGACATTGCGCTGGGTGCGGGACCGCGCCTTTCCCGTGTGCAATGCCGCCGGAAAGGTGTACCGCATCGTGGGTGTGGCGCAGGACATCACCGAGCATAAAAACGCACGTGACCGGCTGCACGAGCAGGCTTCTCTTTTGGACAAGGCGCGGGACGCCATCCTCGTGCGCCATCTGGAGCATGGCATCACCTACTGGAACAAAAGCGCCGAGATGCTCTACGGCTGGACCATGGAGGAGGTTCGGGGCAGGCAGGCGGCTGACTTTCTTTACCGCGATCAGGCAGCCTATCAGCAGGCGGTGGGCGCTGTTCTTGCCCAAGGGGAATGGAGCGGGGAGATTCAGCAGATCACCAAGTCCGGAGACGCCATTCTGGTTGAAGGACGCTGGACCCTGGTGCGGGATGAGGCCGGCCGGCCGCAGGCGGTGCTGGCCATCAACAGCGACGTCACCGAAAAGAAGAAAATGGAGCAGCAGTTTCTGCGTGCCCAGCGCATGGAGAGCATCGGCACCCTGGCCGGAGGCATCGCCCATGATCTCAATAACGTCCTCGCTCCCATCCTGATGTCGATCGATCTGCTGCGTCTGACCAGCCGTGACGAGCGTGCAAAGGAGGTGCTTTCCACCATCGAGACCAGCGCCCGGCGCGGAGCCGACATGGTGCAGCAGATTCTGTCCTTTGCGCGCGGCGTGGAGGGCAGGCGCATGCTCATCAACATCCGCACCATCATCGAGGACGTGCAGCATCTGGTGCAGGACACCTTCCCCAAGGACATCCGCTTCCAGGCCGAATTTGACGCGGATCTGCCGCTCTTCTCAGGGGACCACACCCAGGTGCACCAGGTGCTGCTGAACCTCTGTGTGAACGCCCGCGACGCCATGCCCAAGGGCGGCACGCTCCGCGTGTCTGCCGCCAGCCTGGAAGTGGACTCCAACTACGCCAGCATGACCCAGGACTCCAAGCCCGGCCGCTATGTCATGATCAAGGTGACGGACACCGGCGTCGGCATTCCTCAGAACTTGCTGGAGCGGATTTTTGACCCCTTTTTCACCACCAAGGATCTGGGCAAAGGCACCGGTCTCGGACTCTCCACGGTGCTGGCCATCGTCAAAAGCCATGGCGGTTTTTTAAATGTCTACAGCGAACCCGGCAACGGCACCACCTTCACCGCGTGCTTTCCAGCTGCGGAGGGTCTTAACGAAGGTCTGGCCGAGACTCCCGATGAAAAGCACCCGCGCGGCAACGGAGAGCTGGTCCTCATCGTGGATGATGAAGCCGCCGTGCGCACCATCACGCAGCAGACGCTGGAGAGTTTTGGCTACCGTGTCCTCACGGCGTCTGATGGCACGGAGGCGGTGGCTCTTTACTCCATGCACCGCGGCGATGTGGCTGCGGTGGTGACGGACATGATGATGCCGGTCATGGGTGGCCAGGTGACGATCCAGGTGCTGAAGCGGCTGGACCCAGACGTCAAAATCATCGCGGCCAGCGGGCTCTCCAGCGAGAGCAGTTCTACGCGGGCCGAATCCCTCGGGGTGGATCTCTTCCTGCCAAAGCCCTTCACCGCGCAAACCATCCTCGCCGCGCTCAAGGAGGTGCTCCGGGGGCAGTCATGAAAGGCTCTGTCAGGCCGTGCCGGGCTTTCGGCCGTTTACAGCCCATGCCTGCGCATAAAAATGCGCGAGGCGCAGTTTTTGCGCGACAGGCACTGAGATGACAAAGGGATAGAGAGCCTGCTCTCCCAGGCTGAGCGAGATCTCATTCAGCACGGTGGAGAGGCACATCCAGCGCTGCAGCCAGGCTAGAAACTCCCCATCGGCTGCGGGATTCGAAGCCAGCATGGCTGGGAGCCTTCCAGACTCAGCCGGGAGCATGACAAGTGGCAGGGCGATGAACTGTACCTGAATGCCGAGGCATTCACAGGTCTCCAGTCCATCAATGATTTGCAGATAGTGCGACCATGTCTCCGCCCAGTCCTCCCAGGGATGGGAGGCCGCATAAGCGGTGATGTAGTTCTGCTCCCAGTCGGCGGGCGCACCGTTCGCGTAATAGCTGCTGAGCGCCGAAGCGTAATCATTCCATTCGTTGCCAAAACGATCTCGGAAAGCGAGGCGCATGAGATCCCCCCATTCCAGCCCGGACAAATACCGCTGCCAGAGGTAGTGGGCGCTTTCATGTCGGAAATGCCCCAGCAGGGTGCGGCTGTTTTCACCGAGCTGCTGGCGGTTGATCTGTCGGTAGGTGTCGTCCGCCTCCTCGAGGTTCAGTGTGATCACCCCATTCAGATGCCCCATGGTCACTGGTATGCTCGACTGCGTGCTGACGATGTCAAACACCAGCCCGTTTTGCGCATCGCTCTTCT
This genomic window contains:
- a CDS encoding 3-keto-disaccharide hydrolase; its protein translation is MKLASLLLILGLAISAFAEDLHPAADAPGFVPLFNGKDLTGWKTTGNWLVEPDGSLSLHPREGEKGWQRYDAYIATEKQYGDFVLDLEFKINAKGNSGVFMRVGDMKEPVKTGFEVQILDTYGLEKPGHHDCGGIVHGIGPSKNMVKPAGEWNRYTITVKGRSVKVVFNGEQVIDTSLDDIKMADRPNVGQIAFQDEALRVWYRNVRIKELK
- a CDS encoding PAS domain S-box protein; translation: MSEPLNVLLLEDEPNDAELVLRALRQAGFEAAFQRVDTAHEFEQRLKSELDVILSDFDMPSFSAPQALEILKRSGMDIPFIIISGTIGEDVAVEMMRKGATDYLLKDRLGRLGISVRQALEQGRWRKERNKAAEVLMESKRFLQSTLNALTSHIAILDEQGTIIEVNAAWSRFARENDFRGPSRGVGDNYLALCDSSVGKYSDEAASVAAGIRAVMSGERREFQLEYPCHSPLEKRWFVVRVTQFSGVGPVRVVVAHENITERKLAEEALRESEERFRQIAENIQEVFWISDIEKEKVLYISPAYEHIWGRSCDSLLKAPRNWLEAIHPDDRDRVQHAASTRQRIGAYDEEYRILRPDGTLRWVRDRAFPVCNAAGKVYRIVGVAQDITEHKNARDRLHEQASLLDKARDAILVRHLEHGITYWNKSAEMLYGWTMEEVRGRQAADFLYRDQAAYQQAVGAVLAQGEWSGEIQQITKSGDAILVEGRWTLVRDEAGRPQAVLAINSDVTEKKKMEQQFLRAQRMESIGTLAGGIAHDLNNVLAPILMSIDLLRLTSRDERAKEVLSTIETSARRGADMVQQILSFARGVEGRRMLINIRTIIEDVQHLVQDTFPKDIRFQAEFDADLPLFSGDHTQVHQVLLNLCVNARDAMPKGGTLRVSAASLEVDSNYASMTQDSKPGRYVMIKVTDTGVGIPQNLLERIFDPFFTTKDLGKGTGLGLSTVLAIVKSHGGFLNVYSEPGNGTTFTACFPAAEGLNEGLAETPDEKHPRGNGELVLIVDDEAAVRTITQQTLESFGYRVLTASDGTEAVALYSMHRGDVAAVVTDMMMPVMGGQVTIQVLKRLDPDVKIIAASGLSSESSSTRAESLGVDLFLPKPFTAQTILAALKEVLRGQS
- a CDS encoding sulfatase — its product is MNQLRVILLLLGCTLISARAADTRPNVVLLMADDLAATLSCYGHPQAKTPNLDALAKRSVVFHRAYCQFPHCNPSRSSMMSGLRPNTTRVTNNEDNLYTNLPEVLTLPHHFRNNGYATARCGKIFHLGVPSGLESMDDPQAWDFGTPFKSELPYPPKRESLVKVKAGKKQGLGWQEIPGDDDQLVDGNFAKTAIEWLERRDKTKPFFLAVGFHRPHLPLVAPAKYFDLYPLESISLPEAPADDEADIPAPARNGAVPGYALSCTPEQRRAAIRAYLACVSYVDAQAGRVLEAIKQMGLDDNTIILFTSDHGWHLGEHGLWHKRSLFEECARVPFILHTPGMKAAGQQSQGLIELLDVYPTLCDLCGVPAPKHLQGLSLNPLLRDPTAAIHEEAFTQARRGKDAEFWGRSIRTARWRCTEWDEGKNGIELYDHESDPQEYTNLANEPQHAAVLKELRARLAEKLRPVTK
- a CDS encoding PAS domain-containing sensor histidine kinase, whose translation is MTTVVCKTAADVQPPLVDSHGEGFAKTDRDEEATAMLAAIVDWSDDAIVSKNLEGIVTSWNAGAERLFGYTAREMIGRSITQIIPEGLMNEEQEILTQIRKGERIEPFATVRVAKSGKAVDVSVSVSPIRNREGRIIGASKVARDISRNREAEAALKQSEARFAKVFHTNPAAICITTIREGRFIEVNERYCQMFGFRRDDLIGQSAVELKLWDSPEERTQVMMRLLSQGIVRDYEGAFRNRSRSLLDALISMEMVDFPGEDERVVITMFADITERKRAEAEVRRLNAELELRVAERTAQLEAANAELSSSRAELKSLFESLPGLYLVLTPEFKIVAASDAYLKATLTTRENIIGLGIFEAFPDNPDEPDATGVANLRASLERVLQRCEPDTMAIQKYDVRRPDGVFEERYWSPINSPLVGKGRAIRYIIHRVEDVTEFVRSRAAAADKDANLSARLQQMEAEIFQSSQRVQAVNLQLQAANKELESFSYSVSHDLRAPLRAMDGFSRAMQEDFGAQLPPDGQRYLQVIRTSAQRMGCLIDDLLSFSRLSRAAMSWRTIDTRALVQAVLDEISAAREGRQIELQLKDLLPCEGDPALLKQVWVNLLSNAFKYTQKREHTVIEIGSTIEEGRPVYHVRDNGTGFDMRYAHKLFGVFQRLHRAEDYDGTGVGLAIVQRVVHRHSGRVWAEAVPDQGAAFYFTLGENNQT
- a CDS encoding response regulator, which gives rise to MNPNQIVEILLVEDSPEDLELTQRALRNANLGNHIHVARDGAEALDFIFCEGEYASRRIEDTPKLILLDLKLPKVDGLEVLERIKGDERTRLIPIVVLTSSKEQADVIKSYQLGVNSYIVKPVNFEGFTSAVQELGMYWLLINQPPKLDK
- the ahcY gene encoding adenosylhomocysteinase codes for the protein MSDYKVKDIALADFGRKELDIAESEMPGLMATREKYGPKKPLAGVRITGSLHMTIQTGVLIETLKELGADVRWASCNIFSTQDHAASAIAASGTPVFAWKGETLEEYWWCTWKAIIFPGDNGPQLIVDDGGDVTLLIHKGYEMENGDKWVDTPSDNHEVKVIKDLLKDIAKNQPGIFHKIVKDLKGVSEETTTGVHRLYEMAKAGKLLFPAINVNDSVTKSKFDNLYGCRESLLDGIKRATDVMIAGKVGVVCGYGDVGKGCAAALRGMGAQVIVTEIDPVCALQAAMEGYRVMPIEDTLGTGDIYVTTTGNKDIIRLEHMEKMKDQAIVCNIGHFDNEIQVDKLNARTDVKRLNIKPQVDKYTFPAGNSIFMLAEGRLVNLGCATGHPSFVMSNSFTNQCLAQIELWETKDSRPVGVTVLPKKLDEEVARLHLAKIGVKLTKLTQEQADYIGVPVEGPYKTDHYRY